ACTACTTTCACCGCCATTTGCACATTACTCAACTTTATTCATTTCCATGTGTTATCCATAGTATTTAGGAATGGAGAGAATAACAAGGTTATTACTTGTTTCTAACACGTCTATGGTTACTAATAACAAGTTGTAGTAGTCCACTATTTAAAAGTCCACTTATGAATAACAAGTcaacttattattattacaaaTTTCAATAATAGCAGCCTGTAAACTGAAGCAGCATGTAGAAGAGGAAGTTGGGAATCAATGTCAATCCCTCCAGATTCTCCATGGAGAGGTTGTGCTGCAGCCTACCCCCAACCATTAGACTCTGAAGCCGAGCGAAGGGCTCAGTCTTTACAAGAAAGAATATACTACTTCAACTGCCGCCTCCTCGATCCTCCTCTGAACGACATAGTCTACAGAAACAGCACCAGAGATGCAGACATCAGGAGCCATGTATTCAGGTGGGATCGAGCCCATTATCACGACGTCTTTCGAAATGGATTTCAAGCGAGGCGTCAACAGAACACTCCTGACAACATCTTCTACAGTTTAGATCATTATATCCACCATGGTGGACGTCCTCTTGTGAATTCAATGCGACCTGCTAATTACGCCTTTGTTAGCACCACGCTTTACAGTGGATGGTTTCCTTCGGTCCAGCTCGGGTCTAATGAAGACGAGATTGTTACAGAAGCATGGAGGTATGAGATTTATGCACCTGGTGGTATTTGGGTTTCGGAGACTCTTGGTCAAAGCTACCAGTTCCCTTCACAGAACGAGAtctgctttgcaggtggtattGCACCTGAATATATCCGATCTGCTCAACTCTTCAGGCTCACTACTAACCGTCGCACAAGGTTAGAATCTTCTTATTTCTGTAGgttcttgttaaattcgtctcaatgtgtattacATACATGTTGCTTGATGGCTTCAGGTTGGGTCGGGTTGTGCTTCGGGCAGAAACCTGAACGGGCCCAGCCAACACAAAATCGCCATATATCGGGTCGGGCCAGAAATTTCAAAATATGGCCTAGGCCAGACCCATGCCCTCGCACCCGACGGTCTTGCCTAACCCTAAATTTACTAAATTTAACGGGTTTTGTTGTGTCTTGTCATGCTATTTTCCAAAATGGGGCCCAGGCTCGACCCACAACCAAGGACTTCGTGCTCGTGTCGGGCCAGGTTATTTCGTGACGGGTTGGGCCGGAAATTTCAAAATAGGGCCCTCGTACCGGGCCGTCTTGCataaacctaaagttactaAATTTAACGTGTTTTGTCGTGCTGGACCTAGTCGTGTCGTGTCGTGTCTTGTCATGCTTTTTAAAAAATTAGCCCCAGGCCCGAACCACAACCTAGGACTTTGTCCACATATTGGGCTGGGTTTTATTCATGATGGGTCGGGTCGGCCCGGCCCACAAACATGAGCAAGCATTGATGAAAGTCAAAGCATTATGAAACAGATGAAGTATATTCTTTTTAGCAACGACATGGCTTGAAAATGTGTAATCTTTATGATTTTTTCCAGGTATACGAGACGAGAAAGAGCAGACAATGTACTAGTTCTGAACTATAACTTCAACCCACAATCCCACCCTCAAAGGCTGATCGACATTCAAAGGCCAATATGTTATTACAGAAATGAAAATGGTAGAACGGAAGATCTCAGCCTTAGCTTCTACTCGCCTGCACCTCGTAACAACACTTCCCTTCAACGAAGAGGACTTCTCGAAACCCTTACAAGTTCCTCCATCGAAAATTGGTATACAGACAAGGTAACTAACTTACAGAGTTACATGGACTCTGCATTTCGCTCCTCACGCACAAACGAAGCATACATATTCATGAAGAACGAGTATCTGCTACTGAACTACGCACCAGGATCAACAAGAGACCGGGTAGTTAACGGACCGCTCCTTATAAGCGAGGGGTTTCCATCACTGAAGGGAACACCCTTTGCAGAGTACGGAATTGATTGTGCATTCGGGTTACATAACAAGAACGAATCCATCATCTTCTTCGTAAATACATGTGCACGGATAAACTATGCTCCTGGAACTACCAACGATTATATCATCGACGGTCCAATGATAATAACAAGGATGTTTCCCTTTTTCAAAAAGACTCTGTTTGAAGACGGAGTAGATGCTGCATTCGAGTCATCAACAACAAATGAAGCTTACCTCTTTAAAGGCGATCAATACGCTCTTATAAACTATACTCCTGGATCACCTCGTCTTATCGCTATTCGTACCATATCACAGGGGTTTGGTGGTTTGAGAAGCACTATCTTTGAGAGCGGTATTGATGCAGCATTTGCTTCACACCGTTGCAATGAGGCTTATTTGTTTAAAGGAGACTCTTATGCACTCGTAAACTTTGCTCCTGCTTCGACGAATGACTATGTCATTGGTGGTGTGAAGAAAATCCTTCCTAATTGGCCTTCTTTGCAACCTATCTTGCCTCGACGCAACAACCGTGGTGTCGACTTACCTATGAATGATGATGAACCAAATGGTGTTGCTGATCACCGCCACGGTGAACTGTGATAATCAGTCGAATCGAATCTCATATAACTTAGGTGAAGTTCTTTGCTTCTTTGAATGTATATATATGGCTGGTACAGTTAAAAGTGTTAAAACAACAAATCGTAAATTCGGTTGCATAATAGAGATGGTATGTATATGCATGAGTATTACGGAGTATGAAACAGACATAGTATATTGTTGTAAACTTTATCAGTTTGTATTCTATATATGCCGATGAAAAGTGTGCTTCAAAAATTAGTTGTTGATCTTACTTCAGCTAATAATTTACTAGTCTTAACTACGAGtagttggtacttggtacttggcagTTAAAAATCGATCAACTTGGAAAAAATGAGTTTTGAACATGACAATAACATGGGGAGTTGATTTGATCTGAAAAACCTGGAAATTTGGGGTCAAACCGGCCAATAAGAGATAATTTAACTGGATTAAATGTCTTTTGAAATATCTCACAAGCACAAGGACGAAGTGTCTTTTGAAATAGAGGGAACAATCTCATAAGTGTACAATTATTTTCCAAATTGATTAACCTCAAGTCTTGTATTAGACCATCCAcaacatcaagttgatggtatgACTTGTTCACACTATATGGACTGGTCTTGGTTATTAAACAACCTGAAAGGTGACCAAGAGTACCAAACTATCACCCATCCCTTCTATATCACCATGCATCTTCTCCTGCAAATGacatttgaaattctactcTTACATACTCTGCATTAATTAAACCGACTCCTTTCTGGATCTAGCTTCAAATGTTCTTATTGAAACACATAATAATCCTAAGACCATTTCGATTACGTTGGATTAATTTCTAGCTAATATGTCACTGGACTCACCAAGGTAAACTAAGTAATAAAGAGATAATGAATAGGAAATTTGAAACAATATGTTTACTATTCttataaaaaaagaaagaattagacatgttacttcttttatacggagtagttttaggggagttACCTTTTtggtttaggtatgttacttctatagtttagcatgttactttttttttataattttagaggaggtacttttttagtttaggtatgttacttctataatttagacatgttaaatttattttatacggggtagttttagaggaggtacctttttggtttaggtatgttacttttttttttttataattttagaggagttacttttttagtttaggtatgttagttctatagtttagacatgttacttttttatacgagagtagttttaggggaggtacctttgtagtttaggtatgttatttctataatttagacatgttacttttttttttttttttttataattttagaagaggtactttttttagtttaggtatgttacttctatagtttagccatgttactttttttcatACTGagtaattttagaggaggtacctTTTTGGTTTacgtatgttacttctataatttagacatgttacttttttttataattttagaagaggtatttttttagtttaggtatgtcatttctatagtttagacatgttaattttttttttatacggggtagttttagaggaggtacctttttggtttaggtatgttactttttttttttataattttagaggagttactttttagtttatgtatgttagttctatagtttagacatgttacttttattatacggagtagttttaggggaggtaccttttaAGTTAAGGTaagttacttctatagtttagacatgatacttttttttatagaggtacttttttagtttaggtatgttaattctatagtttagacatgttactttttttttatacggattagttttagaggaggtaggcttagatatgttacttctatagtttagacatgttactttttttttatatataattttagagcatgtacttttttagtttaggtatgttacttctatagtttagacatgttaccttttttttttttttttttttttttttttttttttttttttatacggagtagttttagaggaggtacctttttggtttaggtatgttacttctataatttagacatgttacttttttttatataattttagaggagatacttttttagtttaggtatgttacttctgtagtttagacatgttactttttttatacggagtagttttaggggaggtaccttttaagtttaggtatgttacttctatggTTTAGACATGATActtgtttttataattttagaagaggtaattttttagtttaggtatgtttattctatagtttagacatgttacttttttagtttaggtatgttactccaatagtttagacatgttacttttttttataatcttAGAAGagttacttttttagtttagatatgttaattctatagtttagacatgttacttttttagtttaggtatgttacttctatagtttagacatgtcactttttttttttatacggagtagttttaaaggagatacatttttagtttaggtatgttacttctatagtttagatctattttttttatatagtaaTATTAGTAGTAATTACTTAAATAGCTTTAGAAAATATTAGTAGAGTTACTAAGTGATTACTTCTTTTTATAATTTCAGTTACTTCTTTTTATAATCCGCCCATCAGACGTTTCATTCCCAAAAAATTAATAACAGAACAAGATCGTCATCATTGAGATGATCAAGTGTTGGAATTATTGCGTCAACACATCAACACCAATAATATAGAGTTTAAAGATGTGAGTGATGCCAAATCAATCCTGGAGAAGAATCTTACACTTACTGATCTAAAATTAGCAAATCTTCAATGTAAAtgtgtcacaccatcaacttgatggtgtgaccgATCACGCAAGAGACGGGCTAATTTGTTAAACATCAAAACATACTAATATCGTGATGTTATAACTTGGATATTAAATGTTCAATGATTTTACCCCATAATATATTATACAACATCTAGGCATAACTTTTTTAAACCAGAAAACAAACATCTGCCATGTTGTTGATATAATTGAGCTTGTTATTGTTGATGGAAGAACAAGATAGTCTAACTCAACCTTACAATACGGGATCTGATGATACAAGTTCCTAATGATTCTCTAACACTCGCCAATAGAATCCTCAGCATACGCATCCATCAGGCTGACATATAAGGGCTACATCTCTGAATCAGGCTGACGTTCTATCTGACAATACATTGTATTCCCTTGTTAGTATATTATTcgaatttttcatgaaatatccaaGAGGTTTGActttattcaccaaatacctTCGTAGTTTCAGTTATTCACCATATATCCTTGATGTTTCATTTTCTTGCATGACTTAGCCCTGCCGCAaacgcaatttggattatacacccgggtgcacagtgctcattgtgcacTCTATTGAACATTCattgaaaatctaatgaacatggagaatgatttcaatgtacatgtactagtaaaatgtttaaactatatgttctatggatttaaactatatgttcattggctatatgttctttgggtatgaaaaatatattctttgtaTTTAAACTATATATTCATTAAAAAacagggtgcacagtgagcattgtgcacccgggtgcataAACCATATTGCTGCCACAAGTGACTGTTAGAAactttatttcaccaaatacccctatatTTCATAAAATTTATTTCACCATATG
This Spinacia oleracea cultivar Varoflay chromosome 6, BTI_SOV_V1, whole genome shotgun sequence DNA region includes the following protein-coding sequences:
- the LOC110795966 gene encoding uncharacterized protein, with the protein product MSIPPDSPWRGCAAAYPQPLDSEAERRAQSLQERIYYFNCRLLDPPLNDIVYRNSTRDADIRSHVFRWDRAHYHDVFRNGFQARRQQNTPDNIFYSLDHYIHHGGRPLVNSMRPANYAFVSTTLYSGWFPSVQLGSNEDEIVTEAWRYEIYAPGGIWVSETLGQSYQFPSQNEICFAGGIAPEYIRSAQLFRLTTNRRTRYTRRERADNVLVLNYNFNPQSHPQRLIDIQRPICYYRNENGRTEDLSLSFYSPAPRNNTSLQRRGLLETLTSSSIENWYTDKVTNLQSYMDSAFRSSRTNEAYIFMKNEYLLLNYAPGSTRDRVVNGPLLISEGFPSLKGTPFAEYGIDCAFGLHNKNESIIFFVNTCARINYAPGTTNDYIIDGPMIITRMFPFFKKTLFEDGVDAAFESSTTNEAYLFKGDQYALINYTPGSPRLIAIRTISQGFGGLRSTIFESGIDAAFASHRCNEAYLFKGDSYALVNFAPASTNDYVIGGVKKILPNWPSLQPILPRRNNRGVDLPMNDDEPNGVADHRHGEL